Below is a window of Humulus lupulus chromosome 2, drHumLupu1.1, whole genome shotgun sequence DNA.
cccatactcagttcacccgaggtctaccaagatgacacacaaccttaaggcactatattggtggcgagaatgaagaaagatgtagcagagtatgtgtccaaatgcctaacaAGCCAGAaagtaaaggcagaacatcagcgacctgcaggcttattacaactACTTAGTATTTcgaaatggaagtgggaagacatagccatggactttgtgacaggattaccacggACAAGTAAGCAACACGACTCGGATAAAttcacaaagtcagctcacttcctgcctgtcaagactacatatATTGCGgaccaatacgcagacatttatgttcaagaaattgtccgactgcatggaatccctaagaccatactATCTGACAGAGGTTCGATGTTCACATCGAGATTtaggggaagcttgcagcaagccatggttaCAAAACTAAGTCTCAGTACgtcatttcatcctcagactgacggacagtctgacCGTACCAtaaagattttagaagatatgttgcgcgcttgtgtactagacttcggaggatcatggagtaagtactttccacttatagagttctcctacaataatagctaccaagaAACAATCTGTATGGCGCCCTATCAGTTACTTTACAGAAGGAAATGTCGATcatcgttacattgggacgaggtaggagaaagacaacttcttggacccgaagctgttagagaggctcaaaaCGCAGTGGAACTGATTAGAAAATGTATGATCGCTGCTTAGAGTCGATAAAAGaattatgcagatgccaagcgacaggatgtggaattcaaggttggagatcaagtcttcttaagaatatctccaatgaaaggagtgaagcgatTCGAGAAGAAATGCAAACTTAGACCCCAGTACATaggtcattttgagatattggacaaggtgggaccagtagtGTATAGAATAGCCCTACCACTAGCTTTAGCAGacaaccacaatgtgtttcacatctcgatgttgcgagATATGTGCCAGACCCATCCCAcgttctcaagtacgatacgttagcacttcagaaagacctaagttatgaggaacgactggTTCGTATCCTagagacactacaagaaaaaatgcttttaataacaccaaaaatgtgttatcaaaacataccataacactttttgatgtgttaagaccgacaatgttatcgtaggttagggtactttacataacactttatcattgttatacagatgtgttattatactgtcaacgataacacattttctgtgttattttaataaataaattagtgtttaattttattatttatagttgattatataacacatttcaatacttataaatttgtgttatactacactttagtataacacattttttgtgttatataatgaagtttgcataacaaaattctttacataaaaagtgttattgtaatagatattataacacaattttcgtattattttaatatttagataagtttaaattctcattatatattcatttatataacactaatttattctattatattttaatttttgttatataattaaaattagctttctaatatatactagcatcatcaaatgaacttgattttcaaataacaaaaagtaaaaacattcaacattgtattaacaatccacaaattagtttaaaacattcaacactatcatcaacaacaaaatgttctttaaatattcaagtagtcttaaatattcaacatattgaaaagttactactttcagcacaaaatattctcccCTGACAGTGCATTTATGCCTAAGCTCCTAGTatttgccaaattaaaaaacaatAGTTGCAATGACTGTACAGTTGCAGGGAGAGGGTCCAGTGGTCAGCAATGACTGTACAGTTACAAAGAATGGGTAGTAATCCCATACACATTAGAAATATTAGCCATGTCCTCGATAGATTCCATGTCGATCATGCCACCAAAACGTGAACTGAGACGACAAAACTCCACTGTTGAGAGAAGCAACACAAGTAAAAGCTTTATTGTTATGTTAACCTCTGTAGTTGATGGCCTAAAGTCACACAGTACTCGAAGGCCAGAACCTAATGTTTTCAACAAATGTATGCAAACAGATAAGTTGAGGCTTTTACGTGCAGATCTCAAAAGAATCAGAAAGTAACATGTCCCAGATGACCCCAAACATAACAGAGTACACAGGAAAAGAACAGTATTTACCACATTCGACTCTCCAATTGCCCACTCATAGCAATTTCTTGAGCATGAAATGAACTGCCAATGCCCATTAAAGCAAAACACACCGCCTAgagcataaagaaaaaaaatatcaatagaaagaacaaggtaaaccaaaaaaattatagaaaaatcaaacaagcctatcaagaaaagaaactcttggcaaatttttaaataatcaaaacACAACAAATTGAAGATTCCCATTTGTGCCAATTTCAAAGTGCAAAAAATAGTTAACAGACTTTAAAGCCAATGTACAATAAAACATATTTCAACAGAAAAATGCATGAATAGCCAAGCAGTAAAATAGTCACATGTCACTAGTTTTAACATCTATCTAGGAGGGCACAAATAAAGTAAGAAAGACTGGATTTTATAATACTATTTAACCTTAAATAGATAATTATCAACTGTATTAAGATGAAAGTATTAGAATTCAGCCCTGCTTTATTAAGGTGAGCATTACATAACTATCATTATCATCTttctttgtttaatataaaactgcatttttaattttttttgctcATTCTACTCTCATGGCTTGCTAAACTTCTATGGTGTGTAATTTTGCTAAACTTCTTCATCAACAGAAGTTTAATGAAATTATACACCATAGAAGAATTCTACTATCATTTCAACTGGTTCCTAAATAATCTGAATTAGAAATTTAGTACTATAGTTCTCAGAGATGGAAATTAAGAGCTAGAGAGACTAAAACCAAAATTTAGGAACAGGTTAAAACTAGGGAATGCAATCTTCAATCTGAGAATCAATCCAATTTAAATTCAGTAGTTATCAAATGTTTTCACTGCCATAATCATAGCTGCCACTAAAGCAGAAGATTATATTGACATAAGTAAGTTCATACAACAGATATTTATGCTGAAAAATCTCCAACTCTCTCAAAGTTCAAGCATTACTTGGACATTGTAATTTTCAACAGGAAGAATTAAATAAATCTTCTATTAATGGCATGATAAAGTAGCAACTGTGAAGAATGTTTAAAGAGAGTTAAAGAGTTAGTTATGTAAGCTAATTCAGTGAGTGACAAAGAACTAGTGCAATAACAAAGTTTTATCGTGACACACAACTACTTATAACAAGACAGATGATAAGAATATTAGGCCTTCTCTGAGGTTTAATTAttcctaaaaaaataaaaagaactagTTACTAATTAGGCCTATTATTATTGGCTGAATATATGTCCAATAGGATTATAAGAAATGTACTAGGCATAATAAGTGATTAGTATATATATTGCCTAGTGTTCTAAGGGaagagatataaaaaaaaaaagttgattatAAACAAGAGATGCAAGAGAGTAactttaataaaaagaaaaaatcgTATACAAAGTAATAACAGGATATGTAACTTCAATTATACTAATTTTACCAGTTTATTCTAACCTTTTCATAGCCATTAAATGTTGATCTATGAACAAAATATGTAACAACAATTAAAAAATCTTGATAAGGAATATAAGAAAGTCTTTTaggaaaagaaaaaacaatataAGTAAAGCTAAGAGATATTAGAATAGTGTTATTAAGTAACAGATAATTAATCCATATATGTATAATGTGAACACCTCAGCTCTAGTTGCTGAGAATATGAATATATGGAAATTTTTATCTGTGCAGCATCAGCTCTAGTTGTCCATCTGCAATGCTGGCTCCCCCAGTGGCACAATCAACTAATACCGATAATTCAGATTTCTTATCCGCCATGAAAATTCCAAGATTAAGCTGAAGAAAGTGGAAAGCCAAAGGTTATAGAAGATTATTACTACTATTAGTAGAAATATAAGAGTTCATTTAAGTTAGTAGTTGTTCTTGTTGTTTCAAGAAAATGGTAATACTTGTTAGTATCATATGGAGCAGTGGTTAAGAAAATTTACTAGGTAATAGTTTCCTGCTACAGGCTGAGTAACTGAAAGAGACCAATCTTCTCTATAATCTCGAACCTGAGAAACCATTGTCAGTGATCATATATATCAAGATAGAAAAACCAGTAACTTATGTTTAATAAGAAATACTTACTCGTTTCAGAAAATCCCTTCCATTCAAATCAGTGTAGAAAACTTTGTTCGTTTCCATATTCGTTGCCAATCGCATGATGACCTCTTTCCCAACACCATCATCTGCGGGGATTGGACCAATctttcaaaataaagagttgtcagAACTACACACACTAAGTCTATAtgtctcattatttgtttgatctatatatatatatattttcttggtCTGGTATGTTTGTACTCACTGTGAATTCAACTTCAGCATGTTCTTTGTCCTTGTAAAGCCTGGTAACCTAATATGACATAAACCGAAAAGTTATGGTTACCAAATGAAGGCTTAAAAATGAAATTATATTTTGTGAATGGTCTGATAGTTCCTAAGACCAGAAAATTGCAATATGATTGTGTTTCATTTTTGTTTGATACTATTATAAGAGAATAAGTTTTGGTTCTTACATTATGGCCTAAAATGTTAAACCCGAAAATATGTTAATAACTTGATAGATCCATGAATTGAACTGTTGGTGAATCTCATCAAATAAAGCTCCACGAATGACCTTTAGTGGAACCTGTAAAATGCATGAAATTAGACAACAGATCAGAAGTCAAAACCATTAGAAGCTCTTGGTTAATTTGTTGTTTTCAAAACTTATTATCATAAATTGGTCTTATAATTTTttatagaaaatatataataacatatatatacattgaacAACAAGAAAGTGCTTACTGATCTTGAAACAACAGTTGGAGGTGCCCCATTAGGCCGGAAAATATATGCCCCTGAAGCCTGCAAGACAGATCATTTTAAGTACTGAAGGCATCGCTTGGACAAATTTGAGACTTGAATAACTCGACAACCATAGAACATGAAGTGCTTACCTGAGAATCAGAATCACCAGTGCTTGAACCATACCAGAGATAGCTCTATTGTATTAGTACATCAACCTTGTAATATATGACaatcaaatgagcattattttAGCATGCAAATTTTTTTGTCAAGTCACAGAAAAGACATAAAAAAGTTCCTTACAGATGTAAAATTGACATATAAACTTAAGTTAGCATTCCATTTTTAGTGCCCATTTGTGGTTGGCTTGCCTGATTTTATAATATGTAACTACTGGGTTAAGAAATATTTCCATGGTTACTttttgaaattaaacaacttacctTAGTTTTAGAATTGTACATCTGTTTTAGTTGTCTTGAGGTAGACGAAAAGGTCAGCTTTAAATCTCTAGGCCCAACTTCAATGGTATCATTTTGTGGATTCTTTATCTTGGAGAGTAAATTCATGTTTACTGCAATAGTTTGGAAAAGAAACCATAGCAATTAAACAATTAATGCCTCTTAATGCATACTGTATGATATTGTATCTTAATGGTGAGCTTCATAAGAATCAACTATATGTTCAATATAATTTGACTAGCAAGTTTGAACTCAATTACCTGTACTAGATGCCTTTGAGACAAAGTAAGTATTCCAACCAAGCGATAGTATAGAAACTTGAAAATGAAGCCAATACTTTGGAGCTTGTTTTGGTGATTGTCCCAAGTAAGCTTGTGCATAGAACTTTCTCAAGTTCTTTGTAACATTGTCTAAACTTACATACTGTGCCTTAATTGTATTGCCTGAAGAATCTTGAACAACGAGATTGACATCATTAACTTGGTGGAAATTGTGATTCTCAGACCACATTGGAGAGAGTATTCTATTCATTCAAATATTCTAATATATGATAATGTGAATGGGCAAACATATACTTACCAGTATTTTAACCATGTCGGTACGGGGCCAACCAAGAGGATTATATGCCACTACAACTTGAAATAGTATTAGTAATTAAGACAATGAAACATTAAAAATTTCACCTTAGTATCCATTGAAGGGTAAGGAAATCTCAAAATTTTACCAAACTTTTTCCTTCTGGAATGTCTTCCTCTGTTGGTGGGCAGTAACTGATATTGAATAATTGACACTGTTTAAATCAATGTAAAGAAGATAAGGACAATGGAAATAATTAGAATAGAAATAGCTGCGTCAGTCTAGAGAAATATGACGAATAGAGAAATTTAAAAGATTGAAGCAATTTCAATAGAAATACTGGGTTATAAGAGGCCACAAATACATATACATGAAGAGAAATACTACTCTCTcatgaaataaattaaaaatcataaCTGAGAAAAAGATAGATTCATTTACCATTGAAAATAAACtctaaaatattaatacaaaactAATAACCTGAAACAAAAAAGAGGGTTTGAGAAATATATGGAAGGAGAGATTGTTAGTCATTGCTGGGTTTTCATAGAAATAGAGGACGGGACTGAGAGAGGGGAGGTGTTGTAGAAATGGACAGCCAATGAGCGGATCGTTGAAGAGATATCTTCTGAGGAATCCCTTTGATCATATCAAGGCGATCTCCACCTAACATCACTTGTAATGCCATATTCAAAACTAAAACACCAAAAGCAGAGCATACTTTTCCAATAATATTAACTCTTCATTAATTATTCAAAACTTAAACACCAAACTTAGAGCATACTTTTCCAATAATATTAGGCCGACGTCTTATCCTAACCCACTTGTACGTTTTTCCATCAAAGTACCTAACAGTATGCATTCCTGCCCAGATACCTGCAGCATACACACCAAAAGAAACTTGTCATAATTTGCACAGAAAGCTCATATAGCAGACAATGAAAAATTATAGCCACAATCTGCTTAATATTGTAGAAGAAATAATTGAATACTATGGCTACGAATAGAGCTCAATAATTTATAAGCAgaaattgttaataaattgagtTCTCACCAAACCAGTTGTAgatcaaaatatcaagaacaataCTGTCCCACCAGCATTCATTAAAATTTGGTAGCATGTGATGGAAGGTAAGTTGAAAATGCCAAGATAAGCTTTAATATACAGCCATAACCACCAAAGCACTCAAAACACACTTGTCGGAAACATAAAAGACATTTGATCTCCGCTCAAAGAAGGAGAAAGTAGAACCAATTTAAATAAACTATGAAAGGCACACAATAAAACATATTATATTTGTCAAAGAACTAACCTCCATCATCTCAAATCCAATTGATAGCACCCAAAGAAGAGGTTGATTATGAAGCAATATAGCTTTACCCCACCATCCAATAATATGAGCTAAAACGAATTCGTCAAAAAGTGTTTCCTAtagaaattaaaatattataaacataGAGAAGTCAGAAGTCTGCTTAACTGCAACATAGAAGACGTACACAGTACACCAAGAGGATATGATAAGAGAATATCATAAGTAAATAGATTATTGAAGAAGAAATAATACATAAACATTCTTAAACCTGCTTGTAGGATTTTCAGGAAGATATATGCGGCAGTCAGCTCCATAAGATCTTTCAGGAAGTTCTGCACGTAATTACAAAGGCAGAATTCGAAAGTATAAACAATCAGCATAAGATTCTCATTCAActgatgaaaaataaaagaatttgcATAAATAATATGCAAAGTTAAATTTTGCAAGCTTACACTGCATTACCAACACCAAGATCCAGATGGAGAAACTTCATAAACTGTCGAGCATCATTTCGCTTCTGGAAAGAGAGAAAATGTAAAGTTATTACCATaagatataaataaaaaaacaaaatcatagATAAATGAATAACTTCAAAAGGCTGGAAAAAATGTGATAAGAATCTGAAGTAGATGACTCTAGAGTGAATCAAAAGAATGTTTCTccacaaatttttattttttggaaaaaaGGATCACTATAAAGATAGGAAAGAGAAGAGCTGACCTGAAAAAGTAAAAATGTGAGAGCAACAAGGTAAACAACAGCCATGCCATGAACTAAGTGCCAAATTGTTGGATGCGGTCTAATCAGAATCCTGTATGAATTTATGTCAGAAAACAACATACATGATTCAACTGAATACCCCTTGAAACTCTAGCATAAACCAGACATAAAATAGTTCACATAAAATAGTTCACCTCCGTCTACAGCAGGTTGGTCAAGAACCCCAAGATAATCCTCTGGCACACTTGCAAAGGAAGAAAATGGAACAAACAAAATGAAATCTCGTTGCCCTTGCAAAGCTTCAATCAATCTCCAACAAGACAAGCTAACCAGGCCAGAAAAAGTCTATTGATGGCAACATGATAGTTACAAGAAAATATGACTAAGGTACTTTTAGATTAAAAATTTTCAAATAtgttaaaaactttaaaaacataaatataaataggaatacaatacatcataaacataaagaataaataaataactgaGATTTTATTAATGAAAGAAGCCTTTTAGAAATGTGTacatacatataactacataacaTAATTTGGAAGCAAATGGATTCTATCTTACTACAGCAAAGAGGCACTTTATTGAATATGCAATTATGATCATAATGACAACCCATCACATAAAATTGTGATTTTAGAtcataaaaaaacaataattctAGCTACACACCAAATTTAATCTTGGATTGGCAAAACTCTTTATCTAATGATTTGGGGACCAACCAATTAGAAGGTTGAACCAAGGATTTATTACTACTGTATGGCCAAACAAAACACCACTAAGGCTAAACTCAGTACAAGGCATTAACCTAAATCTTACTATATATTTTTCTTCATCCGTTACTATACTCAAAAATTGAAGAAATAAAAACATGGGAAATTGAGGTTTCAAGAGAGCGACTAAGGTTTTGAGAAGTTAAAGATTTAAAAGGCAGCAGGAGAAAGAAGATGGTATGTATTAAGATCAACCTTCTGAACCTGAATATATAAATTGCAAACCCTAATTCCCCATGTTTGAACAAAGTCAACCATACTGATACACAAATTTGAACATAATATTTCACAAAAAAATGATAGCAGCACAATCCACAAACTCATAAACACAACACCATAAACAAAGCAGCAGcacaaaatcataaaaatatttcgCAGAACCACTAAGGCACAAACCTGgggataacaaaaataaataagcaGACATATTGGTTCGTGAGAATTGATACCAATGCCCGTATAGCCGACGGTGGCGAACTGGTTGCGAACTGGCGGCGAACTGGTGGCGATGGTGGCAAGTAGCTGGGTCCGTTTACAGGTCAGTGATCAGATTGGCGCGTGAGGGATCGTGACAGACAAAGGTCACGAGAGGGTGAGATGAGACTTGAAGAAGATAAGTGCGAGTGTGTGAGATGAGAGCCTGAAAGAAGAAGACGATGCTGATGTTGATGATGACCAGAGCCACGACTGTAAAATATTAGGTCga
It encodes the following:
- the LOC133814925 gene encoding alpha-mannosidase-like, giving the protein MRLATNMETNKVFYTDLNGRDFLKRVRDYREDWSLSVTQPVAGNYYLLNLGIFMADKKSELSVLVDCATGGASIADGQLELMLHR